The Desulfobacteraceae bacterium sequence GCTGGAAACCAAAACCGACGGAGAGATCACCCGCGAGGACTACATCGAACTGGTGCGGCGCCTGCAGCGCGATTTTCTGGACGCCATCCAGGGCAATATCCGCATGCAGGCCGTGGGGGATTTCAAGAAGAACGTCGCCATGATCTTCTCCAAGTCCTACAGCCGCTCCCACCGCCTGGGCGAGCTGTATGAAGCGCGTATTTACGCCAAGGTCGCCGACGGCCACCCGGCGGGCAGCCCGCGTTACATGGACGAGCTTCTCATCCGGCCGCCGGGGGAGCCCGATTTTCATCCCGCCTTTTCCAACTGGCGTCGGCGGGCCAAGGTGCCGGTCCTGCTACTGAACGCCACCGCCCTCAACAGCGGCCACAACTGGCGCTTCACCGCCACCCTGCTGGGGGAGCCGCCGGGACTGCTGGGCGCGGAGGTGGACAAGAACGCCCGCTACCGCCGCCTCTGGTACCGCCAGGCGCCCAGCGAGGCGCTCAGGCGCTACCGGCTGGGCTATGCGGTGGCGGCCTCGGCCTGCGTGCCCGGGCTTTTCGAACCGTTGGCGCTGGAAAACCTCTACCCCGACAGGGTGGTGCGCCTGGTGGACGGCGGGGTCCACGACAACCAGGGGGTTCAGGGGCTGCTGGACGAGGGCTGCTCGGTGGTGTTTTGCAGCGATGCCAGCGGCCAGATGGACGATCTGGACAAACCCAAGGACAGCGCCCCCGCGGTCATCCTGCGGTCCAATTCGATTCTCATGGACCGCGTGCGCGAGGCCCAGTACCAGGACCTTCAGGCCCGCCTGGACAGTCGGGCGCTGCAGGGCCTTTTCTTCATTCACCTCAAAAAGGACCTGCCGGTTCGCCCCCAGGACTGGATCGCCTGCCAGGACCCCACCCCGGAACCCACGCCGGCAGCCGGCCTGCCCTACGGGGTGGCGCCCGCCTTGCAGGCCAAGATCGCCGCCATCCGGACGGATCTGGATACCTTCTCGGAGGTCGAGGCCTGCGCCCTGATGTGTAGCGGCTACCTGATGGCCGCCCAGGAGGTCCGCGAGTTGCAGGCACGCCATGAGGCCCGCGCCGAGCCCGGCACCTGGGGCGATTTCACCGTCCATGCGGGGCGCGAGGCCTGGCCTTTCCTGGAGTTGGAGGCGCTAATGGGGCCGGCGCCGGAGCAGGAGGCCGCGCGCGGCGACCTTGAGTTGCAGCTGTCGGTGGGGGCATCCAAGGCCTTCAAGATCTGGAAGCTGCACCCGCGGCTGAAAATGCAGAGCTGGCTGCTGCTGGCCGTGGCCGGGGTCCTGGCGCTGGCCCTGATCGCGCTTAATTGGGAAAAGCCGCTGGTGCCCCCCGCCGTGACCGTCGGCAGCGCTTTCGTGGTGCTGCTGCTGGCGGCCGGCGCCGTCCTGGTGCCCGCCTTGAAGTGGTTTTCGGCCGGCAAGGCCCTGCGCGGGATCGGCCGCAACGTGCTGATCGCGCTGTTGGGTTCTTTTGCCGCCTGGATTCACTTGAAGCATTTTGACCGCATGTTCCTGGCGCGCGGCCGGCTGGACCGCCTGCTGGAACGGAAAGAGAGGACCCCATGAGCCTGCCGCTATGTTTTGTGCTGATGCCCTTCGGTAAAAAACCCACCACCGCCGGCGCGCTGGTGGACTTCGACGCGGTTTACGCCCAGCTCATCGCCCCGGCGGTGACGGCGGCCGGGCTGGAGCCCATCCGCGCCGATGAGGAGGTCGCCGGCGGGATAATCCAGAAGCCCATGTTCGAGCGTCTGCTGCTGTGCCCCTTTGCCGTGGCGGATCTCACCACGGCCAACGCCAACGTCTTTTACGAGCTGGGCGTGCGGCATGCCGTGCGCCCCTGGACCACGGTGGCCCTTTTTGCGGCCGACGGCGCCCGGCTGCCCTTTGACGTGGCGGACCTGCGGGCGCTGCCCTACCGGCTGTCGGGCGACGGTTTGCCGGCGGATCTCGAAAACGACAAGGCCGCCCTGGCGGCGCGCCTTCAGGCCGCCCGTCAGAGCGCGGCCGACCACCCGCTGACCGACAGCCCGATTTTTCAGCTGGTGGATGGCTACCCGGAGATCTCCTCCGACCGGACGGACGTGTTCCGCGACCGGGTGCGCTACTGCGCCGGGATCAAAGCGCGCCTGGCGGCGGCCCGCAAGGAGGGACCGGCGGCGGTGGCAGCCGTCGAAAAGGAGCTTGGCCGGGAGGGGAGCCACGGTCTGGGGGCTTTCGAGGACCAGGAAGCCGGCGTGCTGGTGGATCTTTTCCTTTCCTACCGCGCGGTCAAGGCCTGGTCCGAGATGATCGCCCTGGCGGGGCGCATGCCGCGCCACCTGCGCGACACGGTCCTGGTGCAGGAGCAACTCGCCCTGGCACTCAACCGCGCCGGAGAGGGCGAGCGCGCCGAGCAGGTGCTGCTGGCGCTCATCGCGCGGCGCGGTCCCAGCAGTGAAACCTACGGTATTTTAGGGCGGGTTTATAAGGACCGCTGGGAGGCGGCTCTCAAGGCGGGGGGAGCGCTGCTGGCCCGCGGCCTGCTGGATAAGGCCATCGAGGCCTACCTGCGCGGTTTTGAAAGCGACTGGCGCGACGCCTACCCGGGCATCAACGCGGTGACCCTGATGACGGTCAAGACCCCGCCCGACCCCCGCCGCGAGAAGCTCCTGCCGGTGGTCGAATATGCCGTGGAGCGACGCATCGCCGCCGGCAGCCCGGATTACTGGGATTTTGCTTCGCGCCTGGAGCTGGCGGTTCTGGCGGGGGATGATGCCGCTGCCGCCGCTGCCACCGGGGATGCCCTGGCCGCGGTGCGCGAGAGTTGGGAGCCGGAGACCACCGCCCGCAACCTGCGCCTGATTCGCGAGGCGCGCGCGGCGCGGCAGGAGACGCTGCCGTGGGCCGCGGAAATCGAGGCCGCCCTGGCTTCGGCGGCGGCCACCGGCTGACCGGGTCCGCCTTTTGCGCCTGCAAGCCGGGGCGCCCGGTTGTGACACTCCGGCGCCGCTCGGCCGGTTTGCCTGCCCACCGCCCCCACCGGCTTCTCAGGTTTCGGGGCGCGACAGC is a genomic window containing:
- a CDS encoding patatin-like phospholipase family protein, producing MSSESETVKRQDLLERVTRKVPALKAKFQFGLARKLLAEAAAVFPDNLWLQQQLALCTYKDQDLFPAKRFADALAVLERIGLRDPANRDAETLALGGAIYKRWWEYDGQMENLHLALNFYRAAWERNPDQDRGYGGINAAFILQLLAARIQLAANRSQTASPEADRLNAEADDLRRAIIAHLSARLVEDPAFGQDNWLLVTLAEAFFGLGEYDQAGEWLAKSRALGAAEWERQTTARQLVAIARLQGQEPPPETSDPAGWPAPWQALRRLLGEDAGPALSCYRGKVGLALSGGGFRASLYHLGVLARLAEMDVLRSVEVLSTVSGGSIVGAQYYLEVKHLLETKTDGEITREDYIELVRRLQRDFLDAIQGNIRMQAVGDFKKNVAMIFSKSYSRSHRLGELYEARIYAKVADGHPAGSPRYMDELLIRPPGEPDFHPAFSNWRRRAKVPVLLLNATALNSGHNWRFTATLLGEPPGLLGAEVDKNARYRRLWYRQAPSEALRRYRLGYAVAASACVPGLFEPLALENLYPDRVVRLVDGGVHDNQGVQGLLDEGCSVVFCSDASGQMDDLDKPKDSAPAVILRSNSILMDRVREAQYQDLQARLDSRALQGLFFIHLKKDLPVRPQDWIACQDPTPEPTPAAGLPYGVAPALQAKIAAIRTDLDTFSEVEACALMCSGYLMAAQEVRELQARHEARAEPGTWGDFTVHAGREAWPFLELEALMGPAPEQEAARGDLELQLSVGASKAFKIWKLHPRLKMQSWLLLAVAGVLALALIALNWEKPLVPPAVTVGSAFVVLLLAAGAVLVPALKWFSAGKALRGIGRNVLIALLGSFAAWIHLKHFDRMFLARGRLDRLLERKERTP
- a CDS encoding DUF4071 domain-containing protein; translation: MSLPLCFVLMPFGKKPTTAGALVDFDAVYAQLIAPAVTAAGLEPIRADEEVAGGIIQKPMFERLLLCPFAVADLTTANANVFYELGVRHAVRPWTTVALFAADGARLPFDVADLRALPYRLSGDGLPADLENDKAALAARLQAARQSAADHPLTDSPIFQLVDGYPEISSDRTDVFRDRVRYCAGIKARLAAARKEGPAAVAAVEKELGREGSHGLGAFEDQEAGVLVDLFLSYRAVKAWSEMIALAGRMPRHLRDTVLVQEQLALALNRAGEGERAEQVLLALIARRGPSSETYGILGRVYKDRWEAALKAGGALLARGLLDKAIEAYLRGFESDWRDAYPGINAVTLMTVKTPPDPRREKLLPVVEYAVERRIAAGSPDYWDFASRLELAVLAGDDAAAAAATGDALAAVRESWEPETTARNLRLIREARAARQETLPWAAEIEAALASAAATG